One Methanoculleus sp. 7T genomic window carries:
- a CDS encoding class I SAM-dependent methyltransferase has translation MDKQYLTIDETSAKYFNRTTRGITQQFIDNLLSELKSLKPETILDVGCGTGYITSIMSDELDSTVIGCDMDTNRISFARGNFGQEVITADITQLPFKDNSFDVVVASEIIEHIHCTEAALNEIKRVSKKYVVITVPNEPYFRIANFLRGKNLTRFGNPSGHVNHYNKESLQKLLETKFPVLEIKINAIIWLMAISSMEKNRL, from the coding sequence ATGGACAAACAATACTTAACTATCGATGAGACAAGTGCAAAATACTTCAACAGGACTACCAGAGGGATAACCCAGCAATTCATCGACAACTTGCTATCCGAGCTCAAGTCGCTCAAGCCAGAGACAATCCTGGATGTTGGTTGTGGTACAGGATATATCACCAGCATCATGAGCGACGAACTGGATTCGACCGTTATCGGCTGCGATATGGACACCAATCGAATCTCCTTTGCACGAGGTAATTTCGGTCAAGAGGTTATCACCGCCGATATCACACAGTTACCCTTTAAAGACAATAGTTTTGATGTCGTTGTCGCATCCGAAATTATTGAGCATATCCACTGTACAGAAGCCGCTCTAAATGAAATTAAGCGCGTATCAAAGAAATATGTCGTCATAACCGTACCCAATGAGCCTTATTTCAGGATAGCAAATTTTTTGCGAGGTAAAAACTTAACAAGGTTCGGGAATCCTTCAGGCCATGTTAATCACTATAACAAAGAGTCACTACAAAAATTACTGGAGACTAAATTCCCCGTCCTAGAAATAAAAATAAACGCAATTATTTGGTTAATGGCGATTAGCAGCATGGAAAAGAATAGATTGTAA
- a CDS encoding class I SAM-dependent methyltransferase — protein sequence MNIPIVNRQMDLIKKMLNEIDPKGEFIEIGCGEGHNLEKFSEMGLKGIGFDFSNDAIDIAKQKQLKNIQVRGGDLFKIKENNKDIVFLLFVLEHIKDDCVALVKINSFLKNGGYFILSLPAHSRTYSLQDKLAGHYRRYDKTDIIKKLNDSGFETKVFWSFGFPISNAYTKMYNILLSFIKTDLEVSKKGTKNVGIKSYTEHFPRMLRPILVLIFPLLSVLVRIDFLFLNTDLGTHYIILTKKIGEPNPALKFNSML from the coding sequence ATGAATATTCCAATAGTTAATCGACAGATGGATCTAATAAAAAAGATGCTAAATGAGATTGATCCTAAAGGAGAATTCATTGAGATAGGGTGCGGAGAAGGCCATAATTTGGAAAAATTCTCTGAGATGGGACTGAAAGGCATAGGATTCGATTTCTCAAATGATGCAATTGATATTGCTAAACAAAAGCAATTAAAGAACATTCAGGTAAGAGGAGGCGATCTATTTAAAATTAAAGAAAATAATAAGGACATTGTTTTTCTGCTATTTGTTTTGGAACACATCAAGGATGATTGTGTAGCCTTAGTAAAAATCAACTCTTTTTTGAAAAATGGGGGTTATTTTATCCTTTCACTTCCAGCGCATTCAAGAACCTATTCTTTGCAAGATAAACTCGCTGGGCATTATAGGAGATATGATAAAACAGACATAATAAAAAAGCTTAATGACAGTGGGTTCGAGACGAAAGTATTTTGGTCCTTTGGTTTCCCAATATCTAATGCATATACAAAAATGTATAATATTTTGCTTTCTTTTATCAAAACAGATTTAGAAGTCAGTAAAAAAGGAACAAAAAATGTCGGGATTAAATCCTACACAGAACACTTCCCAAGGATGCTAAGGCCAATTTTGGTACTAATATTTCCGCTCCTTTCTGTGCTAGTTAGAATAGATTTCTTATTTCTAAATACAGATCTTGGGACACATTATATAATACTTACAAAGAAGATCGGTGAGCCAAACCCTGCGCTTAAATTTAATAGTATGTTATGA
- a CDS encoding lysylphosphatidylglycerol synthase transmembrane domain-containing protein: protein MVLKSISRIIHEHSFKIKLAITLIFIGILFSNFLQASSFELIERFSAQTISFLITLSIITLILRAWRWKCVLEMLGYEIPFLNSTHLYAAGIYYGSISPAKVGEFVRCYYLANYGIPTKEGFGSVIYERFYDIALPITVIGLYYLFVDDVTNYGFLILAYIGTLLLWIGLMVTFCGFKPKIPYLRDLKDINISNTRLIATSGFVTLLIWICFALIAYLILYAFGVDVEFLYILFSVCVAIVVGLLPITVGGWGVREGAYIIMLSPFAEPPVIIIFSLVFVFMTTYFLAFIGLISEWIVKHDKPPLAGDKDLL from the coding sequence ATGGTATTGAAAAGCATATCAAGAATAATACATGAGCATTCATTCAAAATCAAATTAGCCATCACCCTTATATTTATAGGGATACTTTTTTCAAACTTTCTCCAAGCCAGTTCTTTTGAGTTAATTGAACGATTTAGTGCACAAACGATATCCTTTTTAATCACGCTATCCATAATAACCTTAATTCTCAGGGCATGGAGATGGAAATGTGTTTTAGAAATGTTAGGCTATGAAATACCCTTCCTGAATTCCACACACCTATACGCAGCAGGAATTTATTACGGCTCAATCAGCCCTGCTAAAGTGGGAGAATTCGTTAGATGTTATTACCTAGCGAACTACGGTATTCCAACCAAAGAGGGGTTTGGAAGCGTTATTTACGAGCGATTTTATGATATTGCACTGCCGATAACAGTAATTGGCCTATACTATCTCTTCGTAGACGATGTAACCAATTATGGTTTTCTGATCCTCGCATACATCGGAACATTGCTTCTGTGGATCGGACTCATGGTCACATTTTGTGGTTTCAAACCGAAAATCCCATACCTCAGAGATCTTAAGGATATAAACATCTCAAATACCCGTTTAATAGCTACATCGGGGTTTGTAACGCTCTTAATCTGGATATGTTTCGCTCTTATTGCGTACCTCATTTTATATGCGTTTGGAGTAGATGTAGAATTCTTATATATCCTATTTTCAGTATGTGTCGCTATAGTAGTGGGATTACTACCAATTACCGTAGGTGGCTGGGGAGTAAGGGAGGGAGCCTATATCATAATGCTATCTCCCTTTGCAGAACCTCCGGTGATAATTATTTTTTCACTCGTCTTTGTTTTTATGACCACATACTTCCTTGCATTTATAGGCCTAATTTCTGAATGGATTGTAAAACATGATAAACCACCATTAGCGGGGGATAAAGACTTACTTTAG
- a CDS encoding glycosyltransferase family 2 protein, translated as MTPDISIVIPVYNEVENVPLLYRKLREDLSSLGRTYEIIFIDDGSTDDTFAKLKEVQANGDHIRIIKFRRNFGKAAALNTAFRQVKGEVVITMDGDLQDDSAEIPKFLDKIDEGYDLVSGWKYPRNDPITKTAPSKVFNKLTCWMTGVNLHDFNCGFKAYKREVTDALHLYGELHRYTPVLANYYGFKIAEVTVRHHPREFGKSKYGAKRVIKGLLDLITVKFLTSYASRPLHVFGVPGILSLLVGFFIGLYLVILKYLRDIALTERPLLLLSILLILLGLQFFSIGLLGEMITSRGARDGHPEHFVERIVE; from the coding sequence ATGACGCCCGATATCTCCATAGTCATCCCGGTCTACAACGAGGTTGAGAATGTACCTCTTCTCTACCGGAAGCTAAGGGAAGACCTGTCATCCCTGGGCCGCACATATGAGATAATCTTCATCGATGACGGCTCGACGGACGATACATTCGCAAAATTAAAGGAAGTCCAGGCAAACGGCGACCACATCCGGATCATCAAGTTCAGAAGGAACTTCGGAAAGGCAGCCGCCCTCAACACCGCTTTCAGGCAGGTAAAGGGCGAAGTTGTCATCACCATGGACGGGGATCTCCAGGATGACTCGGCCGAGATCCCGAAATTCCTCGACAAGATCGACGAAGGATACGATCTTGTATCCGGGTGGAAGTATCCCCGCAACGACCCTATAACAAAAACAGCCCCTTCAAAAGTGTTCAATAAACTGACCTGCTGGATGACCGGGGTAAACCTCCACGACTTCAACTGCGGGTTCAAAGCGTATAAGAGAGAAGTAACCGATGCATTACACCTCTATGGGGAGTTACACCGCTATACCCCGGTTCTTGCAAACTACTACGGGTTTAAGATTGCAGAGGTTACCGTCAGGCACCATCCCCGGGAGTTCGGCAAGTCCAAATACGGTGCAAAAAGGGTCATTAAAGGGCTTCTTGACCTGATCACGGTCAAATTTTTGACAAGTTATGCGTCCCGGCCGCTCCACGTTTTTGGAGTGCCCGGGATACTATCGCTGTTAGTCGGGTTCTTCATAGGGCTGTATTTGGTAATCCTAAAATATCTTCGGGATATCGCACTCACAGAGCGCCCATTGTTGCTGCTGTCGATTTTACTCATACTTCTGGGGCTCCAGTTCTTCTCCATTGGGCTGCTCGGGGAAATGATCACCTCCCGGGGTGCACGTGACGGGCATCCGGAACACTTCGTTGAAAGAATAGTGGAGTAA